One window of Siniperca chuatsi isolate FFG_IHB_CAS linkage group LG15, ASM2008510v1, whole genome shotgun sequence genomic DNA carries:
- the si:dkey-177p2.6 gene encoding cell division cycle-associated protein 4 codes for MLGRGVKRKWSCLGELEAETLPAAAEKEKNGEEDVEDEGGFLLGPSKSDMSHLQQRQLVLGLCLEKLQSYQAGMELSLRRSVLLINTLRQIQEDMQSDGVGTCTSEALRNGVHADSCLLRDDFREDMPVTCPGCAEGDGDNLSLSPPLSPEFPSQEANSSPDSQKSLPAATINAFSDAVNAMGYLSDLALDDIFEDIDTSMYETSDLPSAWAAGSLWPVSVSLWADEDVKMRSPSHAAAGSLQSCLMDMNELDHIMEILVKS; via the coding sequence ATGTTGGGGCGCGGCGTGAAGCGGAAGTGGAGCTGCTTGGGGGAGCTGGAGGCTGAGACCCTCCCTGCTGCAGCAGAAAAGGAGAAGAATGGGGAGGAAGATGTGGAAGACGAGGGCGGGTTCCTTTTGGGTCCGTCCAAATCCGACATGAGCCACCTGCAGCAGCGTCAGCTGGTTCTCGGCCTCTGCTTGGAGAAGCTCCAGAGCTACCAGGCCGGGATGGAGCTCAGCCTGCGTCGCTCCGTGCTGCTCATCAACACGCTCAGGCAGATCCAGGAGGACATGCAGAGCGATGGGGTGGGAACCTGCACGTCGGAGGCACTCCGCAACGGCGTCCACGCTGACTCCTGCCTTCTCAGGGACGACTTCAGGGAGGACATGCCAGTTACATGCCCCGGGTGTGCAGAGGGTGATGGGGACAACCTATCTCTGTCTCCGCCGCTGTCCCCAGAATTCCCCTCTCAGGAGGCAAACAGTTCGCCCGACTCGCAGAAATCACTGCCTGCTGCAACGATCAATGCTTTTAGTGATGCAGTAAACGCCATGGGCTACCTCAGCGACCTCGCACTAGATGACATCTTTGAGGACATTGACACATCAATGTACGAGACTTCAGATCTGCCTTCTGCCTGGGCGGCGGGCTCCCTGTGGCCCGTCAGTGTGTCGCTTTGGGCGGATGAGGACGTGAAAATGCGCTCTCCCAGCCATGCCGCAGCTGGGAGTCTCCAGTCATGTCTGATGGACATGAATGAGCTGGACCACATCATGGAGATTCTGGTAAAGTCCTGA